A portion of the Actomonas aquatica genome contains these proteins:
- a CDS encoding methionine biosynthesis protein MetW produces the protein MSLRSNKRTVDLQVITDWVTDGARVLDLGCGRGVLLQELAQQKKTQGIGVDLDIDKIGACVRRGLAAYQGDMMSFMAEFDDNHFGHVICSRTLEEVDSPATVIAEALRVGRSLTVGFANYGYWKNRLDALLRGRKPRNDVFNTTWGESRPANPLTIADFEDFCASHGYTIARRVHLRGDWKTPATRLPNLRAGYALYEITR, from the coding sequence ATGTCGCTCCGCTCCAACAAACGCACCGTCGACCTCCAGGTCATCACCGATTGGGTGACCGACGGCGCGCGTGTGCTCGATCTCGGCTGCGGTCGCGGCGTGCTCCTGCAGGAACTGGCGCAGCAAAAAAAGACCCAGGGCATCGGCGTCGACCTCGACATCGACAAGATCGGCGCCTGCGTGCGACGCGGCCTCGCCGCCTACCAGGGCGACATGATGTCTTTCATGGCGGAGTTCGACGACAACCACTTCGGCCACGTCATCTGCTCGCGCACGCTCGAGGAAGTTGACTCGCCTGCCACCGTGATCGCCGAAGCCCTCCGCGTCGGCCGCTCCCTCACCGTCGGCTTTGCCAACTACGGCTACTGGAAGAACCGCCTCGACGCCCTCCTGCGCGGCCGCAAGCCGCGTAATGACGTTTTTAATACAACGTGGGGCGAGAGCCGCCCAGCCAATCCGCTCACCATCGCGGACTTTGAAGATTTTTGCGCGAGCCACGGCTACACCATCGCCCGTCGGGTTCACCTGCGCGGCGACTGGAAAACCCCCGCCACTCGCCTCCCCAACCTCCGCGCCGGCTACGCCCTCTACGAGATCACCCGCTGA
- the metX gene encoding homoserine O-acetyltransferase MetX gives MNDAEPDAFDLATAEPGEVGIVRPQDYTSAEPFTFECGRTIPGFTLRYETYGRLNAAGTNAILVCHALSGDHHCAGIHGLTDRKPGWWNNIIGPGKALDTNRYFVTCCNVLGGCQGSTGPSSTDPATGQPYGVNFPIVTIRDMVRAQHRWLTAIGVTHLHAIVGGSMGGMQVLEWGLSFPDFASRLLAMATTARESAQAIAFNEVGRQAILQDPDWAQGNYPAGGGPRVGLAIARMMAHITYLSDASMDRKFGRRTVAERPPSATQPTAAGTTSDPDHAFDVTFEVESYLRYQGKAFINRFDANSYLYITRALDQYDPAAATGSLEKAVAAITARTLVVGFTSDWLFPPEQNRAIVTALLRAGKNASYAELETDLGHDSFLLESPQLYDLVRDFLAS, from the coding sequence ATGAACGACGCCGAACCCGATGCCTTCGACTTGGCCACCGCCGAACCCGGCGAGGTGGGCATCGTGCGTCCCCAGGACTACACCAGCGCCGAGCCCTTCACGTTCGAGTGCGGCCGCACCATCCCCGGCTTCACGCTGCGCTACGAGACCTACGGCCGCCTCAACGCCGCCGGCACCAACGCCATCCTCGTCTGCCACGCGCTCTCCGGCGACCACCACTGCGCCGGCATCCACGGCCTCACCGACCGCAAACCGGGTTGGTGGAACAACATCATCGGCCCGGGCAAGGCCCTCGACACCAACCGCTACTTCGTCACCTGCTGCAACGTGCTCGGCGGTTGCCAGGGTTCCACCGGCCCGTCCTCCACCGACCCCGCCACCGGCCAGCCCTACGGCGTCAACTTTCCCATCGTCACCATCCGCGACATGGTGCGCGCCCAACACCGCTGGCTCACCGCCATCGGCGTCACCCACCTTCACGCCATCGTCGGCGGCTCCATGGGCGGCATGCAGGTGCTCGAGTGGGGCCTCAGTTTCCCCGACTTCGCCAGCCGCCTCCTCGCCATGGCCACCACCGCCCGCGAGAGTGCCCAAGCCATTGCCTTCAACGAGGTCGGCCGCCAGGCCATCCTGCAGGATCCCGACTGGGCTCAGGGCAACTATCCGGCCGGCGGCGGCCCCCGCGTCGGCCTCGCCATTGCCCGCATGATGGCCCACATCACCTACCTCAGCGACGCCTCCATGGACCGCAAATTTGGCCGCCGCACCGTCGCCGAACGGCCCCCCTCCGCCACCCAACCGACCGCCGCCGGCACCACCAGCGACCCCGATCACGCTTTCGACGTGACCTTCGAGGTGGAGAGTTACCTGCGCTACCAAGGCAAAGCGTTCATCAACCGTTTCGACGCCAACTCCTACCTCTACATCACCCGCGCCCTTGACCAATACGACCCGGCCGCCGCCACGGGTTCCTTGGAAAAAGCCGTCGCCGCCATCACCGCGCGCACCCTCGTCGTCGGCTTCACCAGCGACTGGCTGTTCCCGCCCGAGCAAAACCGCGCCATCGTCACCGCCCTGCTCCGCGCCGGCAAAAACGCCAGCTACGCCGAACTCGAAACCGACCTCGGCCACGACTCCTTCCTGCTCGAGTCCCCCCAACTCTACGACCTCGTCCGCGACTTCCTCGCCAGCTGA
- the ggt gene encoding gamma-glutamyltransferase, with the protein MLKTGRLLVGCGIGVMAGLVAGLAQVDRITGAPFATRSEVIAPHGMVAASHPLAAQVGLDVLKAGGSAVDAAIATNAALGLMEPVGNGVGGDLFAIVWDAKTQRLYGLNGSGRSPLGLSYDQMREELAKLDRDTIPPFGVLPISVPGTVDAWYELHGKFGKLPMARLLAPTITYAEEGFPLSELIAFYWDRNVRYFEDLPGAAFATWAPGGAAPKKGEIFKNPDLARTLRRIAEGGRDIFYRGAIADEIDAFMREHGGYLRKADLEAHTSTWVTPVSVNYRGYDVFELPPNGQGIAALQMLQILEGYDLAAMGRNSPEALHVMIEAKKLAFEDRAKFYADPDFSDIPLEWLLSDDYAAERRALIDPARAAARVEAGNPALEEGDTIYLTTADAEGNMVSLIQSNYRGMGAGIMVPGLGFGFQDRGQMFVFEPRDHANVYAPGKRPFHTIIPAFIMKDGKPWVSFGLMGGAMQPQGHVQIVTNLIDFGLNLQEAGDAARWQHGGSTDYDTPQMTDGGYVYFETGIPWETLRALKLKRHDVRTDLGGYGGYQAIMWDAENEVYIGASESRKDGHAVGY; encoded by the coding sequence ATGCTGAAAACTGGACGTTTGCTGGTCGGGTGCGGAATCGGAGTGATGGCGGGTTTGGTGGCGGGGCTGGCCCAGGTGGATCGGATCACGGGGGCGCCGTTTGCGACGCGTTCGGAGGTGATCGCGCCGCACGGCATGGTGGCGGCGAGTCATCCGCTGGCGGCGCAAGTGGGGCTGGATGTGCTCAAGGCCGGCGGCAGTGCGGTGGACGCGGCGATCGCGACCAACGCCGCGCTCGGGTTGATGGAGCCGGTGGGCAACGGCGTCGGCGGTGACCTCTTTGCCATCGTGTGGGATGCGAAGACGCAGCGCCTTTACGGGCTCAATGGCTCGGGGCGTTCGCCGCTGGGGCTCAGTTACGATCAGATGCGGGAGGAGTTGGCGAAGCTGGACCGGGACACGATTCCGCCCTTCGGCGTGCTGCCGATCTCGGTGCCGGGCACGGTCGACGCGTGGTATGAACTGCACGGCAAATTCGGCAAACTGCCAATGGCGCGTCTACTGGCCCCGACCATCACCTACGCCGAGGAGGGGTTTCCGCTGAGCGAGCTGATCGCGTTTTATTGGGATCGCAACGTGCGCTATTTCGAGGACCTGCCGGGGGCGGCTTTTGCCACCTGGGCACCCGGCGGAGCGGCGCCGAAGAAGGGAGAGATTTTCAAGAACCCGGACCTCGCCCGCACTCTGCGGCGGATCGCGGAGGGCGGTCGGGACATATTTTACCGCGGCGCGATCGCCGACGAGATCGACGCCTTCATGCGCGAGCACGGCGGTTATCTGCGCAAAGCCGACCTCGAGGCGCACACCTCGACGTGGGTGACGCCGGTGTCGGTCAACTACCGCGGTTACGACGTGTTTGAGTTGCCGCCCAACGGCCAAGGCATCGCGGCGCTGCAGATGTTGCAGATCTTAGAGGGTTACGACCTGGCGGCGATGGGGCGCAACTCACCCGAGGCGCTGCATGTGATGATCGAAGCCAAGAAGCTGGCGTTCGAGGACCGGGCCAAGTTTTACGCCGATCCGGACTTTTCCGACATCCCGCTGGAGTGGCTCTTGTCGGATGACTACGCGGCCGAGCGGCGCGCCCTGATCGATCCGGCGCGGGCGGCGGCGCGGGTCGAGGCGGGCAATCCGGCGCTGGAGGAGGGCGATACGATTTACCTCACGACGGCTGATGCGGAGGGCAACATGGTCTCGCTCATCCAGAGCAACTACCGGGGCATGGGCGCGGGCATCATGGTGCCGGGGCTGGGTTTTGGGTTTCAGGATCGTGGGCAGATGTTCGTCTTTGAGCCGCGCGACCACGCCAACGTTTACGCGCCGGGCAAGCGCCCCTTCCACACCATCATCCCGGCTTTCATCATGAAGGACGGGAAACCGTGGGTGAGCTTCGGGCTGATGGGCGGGGCGATGCAGCCGCAGGGCCACGTGCAGATCGTGACCAACCTGATCGACTTCGGGCTCAACCTGCAGGAGGCGGGCGACGCCGCGCGTTGGCAGCACGGCGGCTCGACGGACTACGACACCCCGCAGATGACCGACGGCGGCTACGTGTATTTCGAAACGGGAATTCCCTGGGAGACACTGCGGGCGCTGAAGCTGAAGCGGCACGACGTGCGCACCGATCTCGGCGGTTACGGTGGATATCAGGCCATCATGTGGGACGCCGAGAACGAGGTTTACATCGGCGCCAGCGAAAGCCGCAAAGACGGGCACGCCGTCGGGTATTGA
- the rpmH gene encoding 50S ribosomal protein L34, translating into MQPTFRPHRKKRVRKIGFRARMATRGGRAVINARRRKGRKRLTVA; encoded by the coding sequence ATGCAACCGACTTTCCGCCCACACCGCAAAAAGCGCGTCCGTAAGATTGGCTTCCGCGCCCGCATGGCCACCCGCGGTGGCCGCGCCGTGATCAACGCCCGCCGTCGCAAAGGCCGCAAGCGCCTCACCGTCGCCTGA
- the rnpA gene encoding ribonuclease P protein component → MRFRAESHLRRPVDFARVRAQGRRYHCGGFVLWACRQPEPTADVPVAVLAPIRAGFVASRAAVGNAVQRNRAKRRLREVFRLNQHRVAPGFDLILQARRSLNQLEYAEIERSFLKACAVLFPLSQV, encoded by the coding sequence ATGCGCTTCCGAGCCGAATCGCACCTGCGACGGCCGGTCGACTTCGCACGAGTGCGAGCCCAAGGCCGCCGCTATCATTGCGGCGGTTTTGTTTTGTGGGCCTGCCGGCAGCCCGAGCCGACCGCCGACGTGCCGGTCGCCGTGCTGGCGCCCATCCGCGCCGGCTTTGTCGCATCCCGGGCCGCCGTGGGCAATGCGGTGCAGCGCAATCGCGCGAAACGCCGCCTGCGCGAAGTTTTTCGACTCAACCAGCACCGGGTGGCCCCCGGTTTCGACCTGATTTTGCAGGCCCGACGCTCGCTCAATCAGCTTGAGTATGCCGAGATCGAGCGGTCTTTCTTAAAAGCCTGCGCCGTTTTGTTTCCTCTTTCCCAAGTCTGA
- the yidD gene encoding membrane protein insertion efficiency factor YidD, with product MSATRESRWIAALRALPAQGLLGLIRIYQKTLSPVLPAVFGPACGCRFHPTCSHYAAGAIRTHGVLRGTALAIWRLLKCTPLHPGGFDPVPPPRPARVATASARPVCERVIREAPAR from the coding sequence ATGTCCGCCACCCGAGAGTCCCGATGGATTGCCGCCCTGCGAGCGTTGCCCGCTCAGGGACTGCTGGGGCTCATCCGGATTTATCAGAAGACGCTGTCGCCGGTGCTGCCGGCGGTCTTTGGCCCGGCTTGTGGCTGCCGGTTTCATCCCACCTGTTCGCATTATGCGGCGGGCGCCATTCGCACCCACGGGGTGCTGCGGGGCACGGCCCTCGCGATCTGGCGTCTGCTCAAGTGCACGCCGCTGCATCCCGGCGGCTTCGATCCTGTGCCGCCGCCGCGGCCGGCGCGGGTCGCGACTGCATCGGCTCGACCGGTGTGTGAGCGCGTGATCCGCGAGGCCCCCGCTCGCTGA
- the yidC gene encoding membrane protein insertase YidC: MDKKNSVIGVLLLVAAFAFLFLGQRFAPPPPPAPEVAPSQAPLPTAENQATPAASQPVSSAPADAEFAALSESNDDEVLTTLENDYLRVSFTNFGGAIGEVAFKHYESRLESGMPFVFNQPRVEPILAINDVPGLGSKTAYRLVSATDTEVVFRAVLEGRVEVTRRYSLGTDTEGSDPYLIRHDTTMRDLSGNGSPQTLAAFNLGTTSLVSPSDYGQYLNVMSWNGEDETFTKPAEMEGGGFLATIGLKDGAPKSSLTKGDNVVWAAAKNQFFVSLYTGDTVGLNTTARRVELPPFPGSSRPNKGITGVVNYTVPAIAPGGSVEMGGTLYVGPKEYTRLREFGQKQSEVMQFAPFFFSKMMLSGVIAPMLNLTMVKMHEWVGNWGVAIVLMTLILKLITLPFTLAASRSAKKMSKLQPLMKEVREKYKDNPQKMNEATIKIFKENKVNPMGGCIPIFITMPLFVAFFAMLQGTAELRFSDFLWVADLSAPDTVWRLWGLPLNIMPLLMGATMVYQMRLTPTPTTDNAQAQIMKFMPIVFTLICYNFAAALALYSTVNGVFTIIQQVIVNKTTKDPGEVVDPTKPVKSTEWNPKKTKPKKKK; this comes from the coding sequence ATGGATAAAAAGAATTCAGTCATTGGCGTGCTGCTCCTCGTAGCGGCTTTCGCCTTCCTTTTCCTCGGCCAGCGCTTTGCGCCGCCGCCGCCGCCCGCCCCGGAGGTCGCTCCGTCGCAGGCGCCGTTGCCCACGGCGGAAAACCAAGCCACGCCGGCCGCGAGCCAGCCGGTGAGTAGTGCCCCGGCCGACGCCGAGTTTGCCGCGCTTTCCGAGAGCAACGACGACGAAGTGCTGACCACGCTGGAGAACGACTACCTGCGCGTGTCCTTCACCAACTTCGGTGGCGCGATCGGCGAAGTCGCCTTCAAGCATTACGAGTCGCGCCTCGAGAGCGGCATGCCCTTCGTGTTCAACCAGCCGCGCGTCGAGCCGATACTGGCGATCAATGACGTGCCGGGGCTCGGTTCCAAGACCGCCTATCGTCTGGTGAGTGCGACCGACACCGAGGTCGTTTTCCGCGCGGTGCTGGAAGGCCGCGTCGAAGTCACCCGCCGCTACTCGCTCGGCACCGACACCGAAGGCTCCGATCCGTATTTGATTCGTCATGACACGACGATGCGTGACCTCTCCGGCAACGGTTCGCCGCAGACCTTGGCCGCCTTCAACCTCGGCACCACCTCGCTGGTCTCGCCGAGCGACTACGGCCAATACCTCAACGTCATGTCGTGGAATGGGGAGGACGAGACCTTCACCAAACCCGCCGAGATGGAAGGTGGCGGGTTCCTCGCCACGATCGGCCTGAAGGACGGCGCGCCGAAGTCCTCGCTGACCAAGGGCGACAACGTCGTCTGGGCCGCCGCCAAGAACCAGTTCTTCGTGAGCCTCTACACCGGCGACACCGTCGGCCTCAACACCACCGCGCGCCGCGTCGAACTGCCGCCCTTCCCGGGCAGCTCCCGCCCCAACAAAGGCATCACCGGCGTCGTCAACTACACTGTGCCGGCCATCGCCCCCGGTGGTTCCGTCGAGATGGGTGGCACGCTCTATGTCGGCCCGAAGGAATACACCCGCCTGCGCGAGTTCGGCCAGAAGCAGTCGGAGGTCATGCAGTTCGCGCCGTTCTTCTTCTCGAAGATGATGCTCTCCGGCGTGATCGCACCGATGCTCAACCTCACCATGGTCAAGATGCACGAATGGGTTGGTAACTGGGGTGTGGCGATCGTGCTGATGACGCTCATCCTCAAGCTCATCACCCTGCCGTTCACCCTGGCGGCGTCCCGTTCGGCCAAGAAGATGTCCAAGCTCCAGCCCCTGATGAAGGAGGTTCGCGAGAAGTATAAGGACAACCCGCAGAAGATGAACGAGGCCACCATCAAGATCTTCAAGGAGAACAAGGTGAACCCGATGGGCGGCTGTATCCCCATTTTCATTACGATGCCGCTCTTCGTGGCCTTCTTCGCCATGTTGCAGGGCACGGCTGAACTGCGGTTCTCGGACTTCCTCTGGGTGGCTGACCTTTCCGCCCCCGACACGGTGTGGCGCCTGTGGGGCCTGCCGCTCAACATCATGCCGCTGCTGATGGGTGCGACGATGGTTTACCAGATGCGTCTCACGCCGACGCCGACGACGGACAACGCGCAGGCGCAGATCATGAAGTTCATGCCGATCGTCTTCACGTTGATCTGTTACAACTTCGCCGCCGCGCTCGCGCTTTACTCCACTGTCAACGGTGTCTTCACGATCATCCAGCAGGTCATCGTGAACAAGACCACCAAGGATCCCGGTGAAGTGGTCGACCCGACCAAGCCGGTGAAGTCCACCGAGTGGAACCCCAAGAAGACCAAGCCGAAGAAGAAGAAATAA
- a CDS encoding YebC/PmpR family DNA-binding transcriptional regulator has product MAGHNKWSKIKRQKGANDAKRGKVFSRLSRDITLAAKSGGGDPDMNARLRTVLLKARAENMPVDNIDRAIKKGTGELPGVSYEDNTYEGYGPGGVAFIIRCTTDNKTRTSQDIRSILSKHGGNLASSGAVSFQFLHAGQFLIAKDASTEDQLMELALEAGADDVITSDEGYELRCEIAAFDAVAQALDQAGITPENAEIAYIPTNTVPVGEVSTARTLEKLHEALDDNDDVGQVFSNEELSDDVSAQLEEA; this is encoded by the coding sequence ATGGCCGGACATAACAAATGGTCCAAGATCAAGCGCCAGAAAGGCGCCAACGACGCAAAGCGCGGCAAGGTTTTCAGCCGCCTTTCGCGTGACATCACGCTCGCCGCCAAGTCGGGCGGCGGCGACCCCGACATGAACGCGCGCCTGCGCACCGTTTTGCTCAAGGCGCGCGCCGAAAACATGCCCGTCGACAACATCGACCGCGCCATCAAGAAGGGCACGGGCGAGCTGCCGGGCGTGAGTTACGAGGACAACACCTACGAAGGTTACGGTCCGGGCGGCGTGGCGTTCATCATCCGTTGCACGACCGACAACAAGACGCGCACCTCGCAGGACATCCGCTCCATCCTCTCGAAGCACGGCGGCAACCTCGCCAGCAGCGGCGCGGTGTCGTTTCAGTTTCTGCACGCTGGTCAGTTCCTCATCGCGAAGGACGCGAGCACGGAAGACCAGCTCATGGAGCTCGCGCTCGAAGCAGGCGCCGATGACGTGATCACCAGCGACGAAGGTTACGAACTGCGTTGTGAGATCGCGGCGTTTGACGCCGTGGCGCAGGCCCTCGACCAGGCTGGAATCACGCCGGAGAACGCCGAAATCGCCTACATCCCCACCAACACCGTGCCGGTCGGTGAGGTGAGCACGGCGCGCACGTTGGAGAAGTTGCACGAGGCCCTCGATGACAACGACGACGTGGGCCAGGTGTTCTCCAACGAAGAGCTCAGCGACGACGTGAGTGCGCAGCTCGAAGAAGCCTGA
- a CDS encoding metallophosphoesterase family protein, which yields MRIAVLSDTHDHMPSRLPEQIAAGRPDAIWHLGDVCDPSTVVELELLNVPLSIVAGNCDGWMGWPLTREISLGGYVFHLEHIPRVVAPRGVQVMLHGHTHVPRDQTDPMGVRWLNPGSASSPRYEGPPSFGWLTVDAEAERVPLSWELVPLK from the coding sequence ATGCGCATCGCGGTGCTGTCCGACACTCATGATCATATGCCGAGCCGATTGCCGGAGCAGATTGCGGCCGGTCGGCCGGACGCGATCTGGCATCTGGGTGACGTGTGTGATCCCTCGACGGTGGTGGAGCTGGAGCTATTGAACGTGCCGCTCTCGATCGTGGCGGGGAACTGTGATGGTTGGATGGGCTGGCCGCTCACGCGGGAGATCAGCCTCGGTGGATATGTGTTTCACTTGGAGCACATCCCGCGGGTGGTGGCGCCGCGCGGGGTTCAGGTGATGTTGCACGGGCACACGCATGTGCCGCGCGACCAGACCGATCCGATGGGCGTGCGTTGGCTGAATCCGGGGTCGGCCAGCTCGCCGCGTTATGAGGGGCCGCCGAGTTTTGGTTGGCTCACGGTAGACGCCGAGGCCGAGCGCGTGCCGCTCTCGTGGGAACTGGTGCCGCTGAAGTGA
- a CDS encoding M48 family metallopeptidase, giving the protein MFGFVAAPETPREDVAPAAPPVTAPPLTLVSEETEVAAPPQIVVYERNLRAKHYRLTLRKDGIAVATIPARGSERAARKFVAEHTDWLKRVRERQRKRPRQAEVWSVGTELLWRGEMLPIRRAAEGPPAQVSLGADLFRVPRFEGNLRPTLEAGFLRKAKIELPARTWELAAVTRMDVKRVAVRNQRSRWGSCTEGGVISLNWRLILTPPWVSDYVIYHELMHLREMNHSKRFWAAVAEVCPRWEEAEVWLKKHGSFLGL; this is encoded by the coding sequence TTGTTTGGCTTCGTCGCGGCACCGGAAACGCCGCGCGAAGATGTCGCCCCGGCGGCTCCTCCGGTGACGGCGCCGCCGTTGACCTTGGTCAGCGAAGAGACCGAGGTCGCCGCGCCGCCGCAAATCGTGGTGTATGAGCGTAACCTGCGGGCGAAACATTACCGGCTCACCTTGCGCAAGGATGGGATTGCGGTGGCGACGATTCCGGCGCGCGGTAGCGAGCGGGCGGCGCGGAAGTTTGTGGCGGAGCACACCGACTGGCTCAAACGCGTGCGGGAACGGCAGCGCAAACGGCCGCGGCAGGCCGAGGTGTGGTCCGTCGGCACGGAGTTGTTGTGGCGCGGCGAGATGTTGCCGATCCGCCGCGCGGCCGAGGGACCGCCGGCGCAGGTGAGTCTGGGGGCGGATTTGTTTCGCGTGCCGCGCTTTGAGGGCAATCTGCGACCGACGCTGGAGGCGGGTTTTCTGCGCAAAGCGAAGATCGAGTTGCCGGCGCGCACGTGGGAATTGGCTGCCGTGACCCGCATGGACGTGAAGCGCGTGGCGGTGCGCAATCAGCGTTCGCGTTGGGGGTCATGCACCGAGGGCGGCGTGATTTCGCTCAACTGGCGACTCATCCTCACGCCGCCGTGGGTGAGCGATTATGTGATTTATCACGAGCTCATGCACCTGCGGGAGATGAACCACTCCAAACGTTTTTGGGCGGCGGTGGCCGAGGTGTGTCCGCGCTGGGAAGAGGCGGAGGTCTGGCTCAAAAAGCACGGTTCATTTCTCGGACTCTGA